The following are encoded in a window of Geoanaerobacter pelophilus genomic DNA:
- a CDS encoding AAA family ATPase, with protein MRHQMVKTKDVKQADQAIADLLNTENIERMGVFWGLPGTGKTTAVAHLANLYDGVYIRALGCSSVTSVLGDICLMLGGKRLLRRSDMVEYICHHLTTEAVTNNPVPPRPIFVDEADYCFRQVDILDSLRDIYDISGCPVILIGMENIARTIRENGRFARRITQWIEFVGIDIEDATQVAAEVCEVQVQPDLIDYLWRETSRNIGRFKIGLDKIEKFALSNGAATISRADWGNRPLYYDQPNFGKLRK; from the coding sequence ATGAGACACCAAATGGTAAAGACAAAAGATGTCAAGCAGGCCGACCAAGCCATTGCCGACCTGCTCAACACCGAAAACATTGAACGCATGGGGGTCTTCTGGGGCCTGCCCGGCACCGGCAAAACCACCGCAGTCGCCCATCTTGCCAACCTCTATGACGGCGTATATATCCGCGCTCTCGGCTGCTCCTCAGTAACCAGCGTCCTGGGCGACATCTGCCTGATGCTCGGCGGCAAGCGGCTGCTGCGCCGCTCCGACATGGTTGAATACATCTGCCATCACCTCACCACCGAAGCCGTAACCAACAACCCGGTGCCGCCACGGCCGATCTTCGTCGACGAGGCAGATTACTGCTTTCGGCAGGTCGACATCCTCGATTCCCTGCGCGACATCTACGATATCTCCGGCTGCCCGGTCATTCTCATCGGCATGGAGAACATAGCCCGCACCATCCGTGAAAACGGCCGCTTTGCCCGGCGGATAACCCAGTGGATCGAGTTCGTCGGCATCGATATCGAAGATGCCACTCAGGTCGCGGCAGAGGTTTGCGAAGTCCAGGTCCAGCCCGATCTTATTGACTACCTCTGGCGCGAAACCTCCAGAAACATCGGCCGCTTCAAGATCGGCCTCGACAAGATCGAGAAATTCGCCCTTAGCAACGGCGCAGCAACCATCTCCCGCGCCGACTGGGGAAACCGGCCTCTTTACTATGACCAGCCCAACTTTGGCAAGCTCAGGAAGTAA
- a CDS encoding DUF3164 family protein, producing the protein MSQVSTEIPAGYKKNAQGALIPIDRIKPIDIERDCLVAEIVDKARELSKTIADFKHSTMGDIEAFVALSAEKYGAKLGGKVGNVTLTSFNGRYKVVRSIDEYQVFDERLQAAKALIDECITEWSAGSRSEIRTLINRAFQVDKAGRLNINSILSLRRLEITDERWQNAMKAIGESLQVVDSKAYIRIYERDADGRYNPLPLNVAA; encoded by the coding sequence ATGTCACAAGTATCAACCGAAATACCAGCCGGATACAAGAAAAACGCCCAGGGAGCGCTCATCCCGATCGACCGGATCAAGCCGATCGACATCGAGCGCGATTGCCTGGTCGCAGAGATCGTCGACAAGGCCAGAGAGTTGTCCAAAACCATAGCCGATTTCAAGCACTCGACCATGGGCGATATCGAGGCGTTTGTTGCGCTTTCGGCTGAAAAGTATGGCGCAAAGCTTGGCGGCAAGGTCGGCAATGTCACTCTCACCAGCTTCAACGGCCGCTACAAGGTTGTGCGGAGCATCGACGAGTATCAGGTATTCGACGAGCGGCTGCAGGCTGCCAAGGCGCTTATCGACGAGTGTATTACCGAGTGGTCGGCTGGTAGCCGCTCCGAGATCCGCACCTTGATCAATAGAGCCTTCCAGGTCGACAAGGCCGGTCGGCTCAATATCAACAGTATCCTGTCGCTGCGGCGGCTGGAGATCACCGACGAGCGCTGGCAGAACGCCATGAAGGCCATTGGCGAATCGCTCCAGGTCGTTGACTCGAAGGCCTACATCCGCATCTACGAGCGCGACGCAGACGGCAGATACAATCCGCTGCCGCTGAACGTCGCGGCATAG
- a CDS encoding Mor transcription activator family protein, with the protein MTPDLTNYPDIFLDLIDKAEEPIAAALGVDNETARLAAFQVTEIMRRDWAGTQPYLSKGMAFELTNRDREMYEKFNGSNHEELALEFGMTTRNVYDRIKAIRAEEFKRRQPALFE; encoded by the coding sequence ATGACGCCTGATCTCACCAACTATCCCGACATATTCCTCGATCTCATCGATAAAGCCGAAGAGCCGATTGCTGCCGCTCTGGGAGTAGATAACGAAACCGCTCGGCTGGCAGCATTCCAGGTAACAGAGATCATGCGCCGCGACTGGGCCGGCACCCAGCCCTATCTCTCCAAAGGGATGGCCTTCGAGCTTACCAACCGCGACCGCGAGATGTATGAAAAGTTCAACGGTAGCAATCATGAGGAGCTGGCGCTGGAGTTCGGCATGACCACCCGCAACGTCTATGACCGCATCAAGGCCATCCGGGCCGAAGAGTTCAAGCGCCGCCAGCCTGCCTTGTTTGAGTAA
- a CDS encoding VpaChn25_0724 family phage protein, translating into MSFSDLVTQDIRLVILRTLAETNGYSCNESIIHAILAKFGHKVSRDQVKNQLAWLEEQGLVTLETVVDIYVATITGRGVDIADGSATVPGVKRPHPRG; encoded by the coding sequence ATGAGCTTCAGTGACCTTGTAACCCAGGACATCCGTCTGGTCATCCTTCGCACCCTTGCTGAAACCAACGGCTACAGCTGCAACGAGTCGATCATCCACGCGATTCTTGCCAAGTTCGGCCACAAAGTCAGCCGCGACCAAGTTAAGAACCAACTGGCCTGGCTGGAAGAGCAGGGGCTGGTTACGCTGGAAACTGTGGTCGATATCTATGTGGCCACCATTACCGGCCGCGGTGTCGATATCGCCGATGGCTCCGCTACCGTGCCCGGCGTCAAGCGTCCGCACCCAAGGGGATAA
- a CDS encoding helix-turn-helix domain-containing protein — protein sequence MTRPDRMDLLKRMVAQHGQANVARRIGKSAAAICQILSGDYKASPDAILDLVEEAFGQTTVHCPLLGEIPLKKCSDNRNRPLIATNPLRVKIWRACKECDPSELRNNGGGK from the coding sequence ATGACGCGGCCTGATCGCATGGACTTACTCAAGCGCATGGTTGCCCAGCACGGCCAGGCCAATGTCGCCCGCCGGATCGGCAAGAGCGCAGCAGCAATCTGCCAGATCCTCTCCGGCGATTACAAGGCCAGCCCGGATGCCATCCTCGATCTAGTAGAAGAGGCCTTCGGCCAAACCACTGTCCACTGCCCGCTGCTCGGAGAGATACCGCTAAAGAAATGCAGCGACAACCGCAACCGTCCGCTCATTGCCACCAACCCCTTGCGCGTCAAGATCTGGAGGGCCTGCAAAGAGTGCGACCCCTCAGAGCTTAGAAACAATGGAGGTGGCAAATGA
- a CDS encoding phage virion morphogenesis protein: MAAISKVQLQGDAALRQRLHAMITRGANPQPLLRQIAGIMDDEVQQNFEAGGRDPKWPESKRVKKSGGQTLIKSAQLVNSIQQFVTANAAGLSTNKEYAAIHNFGGEIKRGPHYSTVRLRTDARGNLLRQGTEGLKANLAVFAKASHKRTVTRFRFNNGYTINMPQREYFKISPAGMENIKSAAAQFVVGP, encoded by the coding sequence ATGGCCGCGATAAGCAAGGTCCAACTCCAGGGCGATGCAGCCCTGCGGCAACGGCTGCACGCCATGATTACCCGCGGCGCAAATCCGCAGCCGTTGCTGCGACAGATCGCCGGGATTATGGACGATGAGGTCCAGCAGAATTTTGAGGCCGGCGGCCGGGATCCCAAGTGGCCGGAATCGAAACGGGTCAAGAAGAGCGGCGGCCAGACCCTGATCAAGTCGGCGCAGCTGGTCAACTCTATCCAGCAGTTTGTCACGGCCAACGCTGCCGGGCTCTCCACCAACAAGGAATACGCCGCCATTCACAATTTCGGCGGCGAGATCAAGCGCGGCCCGCATTACTCTACCGTCCGGCTGCGGACCGATGCCAGAGGCAATCTGCTGCGCCAGGGCACGGAAGGGTTGAAAGCTAACCTGGCAGTGTTTGCCAAGGCCAGCCACAAACGAACCGTCACCCGGTTCCGCTTCAACAACGGCTATACAATCAATATGCCCCAGCGCGAATACTTTAAAATCAGCCCTGCCGGCATGGAAAACATCAAGTCGGCTGCCGCGCAGTTTGTCGTCGGACCATGA
- a CDS encoding DUF3486 family protein: MPQVSSIDRLPADIKAQLQQLLQDPRCTQLDATAKINKVLEEEGYPDRVTKSSVNRYAQRMEEVGEKLRQSREVAQMYIAHVGAAPQGQTGLLINEMLRSMAFELSLKLQAVDLEDPENMSATIDQVKALALAVQRLEQSATINIKRENDIRKTALADAAAEVEKSANTLQIKPETLAYIKQVIYGLAS; the protein is encoded by the coding sequence ATGCCACAGGTATCGAGCATCGACAGATTACCGGCGGATATCAAGGCTCAGTTGCAGCAGCTGCTCCAGGATCCCCGTTGCACTCAACTGGATGCAACGGCAAAAATCAACAAGGTTCTCGAGGAGGAAGGCTATCCCGATCGGGTAACGAAAAGCAGCGTCAATCGTTATGCCCAGCGGATGGAGGAGGTTGGGGAAAAACTCCGGCAAAGCCGGGAAGTGGCGCAGATGTATATCGCTCACGTCGGCGCAGCTCCCCAGGGTCAAACCGGCCTCCTGATCAACGAGATGCTGCGATCAATGGCGTTTGAACTCTCTTTAAAGCTACAGGCTGTCGACCTGGAAGATCCGGAGAATATGTCCGCCACCATTGACCAGGTCAAGGCTCTGGCCCTGGCTGTCCAGCGTCTGGAGCAGTCGGCGACGATCAATATCAAGAGGGAGAACGATATCCGTAAAACTGCGCTGGCCGATGCCGCAGCCGAAGTGGAGAAATCTGCAAATACCCTGCAGATCAAGCCTGAAACCCTCGCTTATATCAAACAGGTGATCTATGGCCTTGCATCTTAA
- a CDS encoding helix-turn-helix domain-containing protein → MGRCEHSNFERALDLIIRLQAGQRLSLNKLCEIYSISYRQTLRLVNSAVSVLPVIREKRNGEIFLRWCNHAK, encoded by the coding sequence ATGGGTAGGTGCGAACACAGCAATTTCGAGCGTGCGCTCGACTTGATAATAAGGCTCCAGGCCGGACAGCGTTTGTCGTTGAACAAACTCTGCGAGATCTACTCAATCTCGTACAGGCAGACGCTCAGGCTGGTCAATTCCGCAGTTTCGGTATTGCCGGTCATTCGCGAAAAACGCAACGGTGAAATATTCCTGCGATGGTGTAACCATGCGAAATAA
- a CDS encoding TraR/DksA family transcriptional regulator, whose translation MDLCQQINQELIDDALEDHYRRRITGVSLTNCDDCGEPIPAKRQIYVPGCCRCVACQTGFENSFKGRSK comes from the coding sequence ATGGACCTCTGCCAGCAGATCAATCAGGAGCTGATTGACGATGCTCTCGAAGATCATTATCGCCGCAGAATAACCGGCGTTAGCCTCACCAACTGCGATGACTGCGGTGAGCCAATTCCAGCAAAACGGCAAATCTATGTGCCAGGTTGTTGCCGCTGCGTGGCATGTCAAACCGGTTTTGAAAACAGCTTTAAAGGGCGTTCAAAATGA
- a CDS encoding regulatory protein GemA, which produces MPTPVQIKIIHTLKGALNLDEDTYRDVLATYGVASSKDLTPRKTLQLIQDLETKAQAAGVWKSKRKDFNPKNGADAMTMKIRALWAELHKAGKVEANTETALAAYVKRMTSRDSIRWCTTAQKIVLIEALKKWLER; this is translated from the coding sequence ATGCCAACCCCAGTCCAAATAAAGATAATCCACACTTTAAAAGGTGCTTTAAACCTTGATGAAGACACCTATCGCGACGTGCTGGCCACCTATGGCGTCGCCTCGTCCAAGGATCTGACGCCGCGTAAAACTCTGCAGCTCATCCAGGATCTGGAGACCAAGGCCCAGGCCGCCGGGGTGTGGAAGTCAAAGCGTAAAGACTTTAATCCCAAAAACGGCGCCGATGCCATGACTATGAAGATCCGGGCACTCTGGGCAGAGCTGCACAAGGCCGGCAAGGTCGAGGCCAATACCGAAACCGCCCTGGCAGCCTATGTCAAGCGCATGACCAGCCGGGACAGCATCCGCTGGTGTACCACTGCCCAAAAGATCGTACTGATCGAGGCATTGAAGAAATGGTTAGAGAGGTAA
- a CDS encoding head decoration protein, with protein MTEYELLQKGIIAKEGVVRKTVTVAAGNDLVAGTIMGRITVGRKFKRSLAADADDGSRTPVAVLLEDAAAGSADVQAVIGLGGGAYVKANMTGLTETAEDALEAKGIYFL; from the coding sequence ATGACCGAATACGAACTTTTACAAAAAGGCATTATTGCCAAGGAAGGTGTGGTCCGTAAAACAGTTACCGTCGCGGCCGGCAATGATCTCGTCGCTGGCACTATTATGGGCCGGATAACCGTGGGGCGCAAATTCAAGCGGTCCTTGGCCGCTGATGCCGATGATGGTTCCCGCACTCCGGTTGCTGTGCTGCTTGAAGATGCTGCGGCAGGCAGTGCTGATGTTCAGGCAGTAATCGGCCTTGGCGGCGGCGCTTATGTCAAAGCCAACATGACCGGCCTGACTGAAACCGCAGAAGACGCTCTGGAAGCAAAAGGAATCTATTTCCTTTAA
- a CDS encoding phage head morphogenesis protein encodes MDSIDISYLFTLPPQKAIEYLQTKGFKITFDWHELLDSAHAQAFTVAKAMDLDVLQSIKSALVQALEKGESFRTFQQQLTPKLQALGWWGKEEILNPATGELRVAQLGSPYRLRTIYEANLQSAYQAGRWQSQWENRADRPYLMYVAVLDSRTRPAHRALHGTIAPIDSPFWRYFYPPNGWRCRCRVRSLTQEQATAMVKDGQGVWVAEDGLGSKQIEISHSGGEMGTVAVYRGADALGRSFAISPDLGWSSNPGMAKWQPDLTRYDADVRALWPR; translated from the coding sequence ATGGACTCCATAGACATCTCATACCTGTTCACCCTGCCGCCGCAGAAGGCGATCGAGTATCTGCAGACCAAAGGCTTTAAAATCACCTTTGACTGGCACGAGCTGCTCGACAGCGCTCATGCCCAGGCATTCACTGTAGCCAAGGCCATGGATCTCGATGTACTGCAGAGCATCAAGTCCGCCCTGGTGCAGGCCCTGGAGAAAGGAGAGAGCTTCCGCACTTTCCAGCAGCAGCTCACGCCGAAACTGCAGGCGCTGGGGTGGTGGGGCAAGGAAGAGATCCTCAATCCTGCGACCGGCGAATTGCGGGTTGCCCAGCTTGGTAGCCCGTACCGCCTCCGCACCATCTACGAGGCCAATTTGCAGAGCGCCTACCAGGCAGGCCGCTGGCAAAGCCAGTGGGAGAACCGGGCCGACCGGCCATACCTCATGTATGTCGCAGTCCTGGACAGCCGCACCCGTCCGGCGCACCGGGCGTTGCACGGCACCATTGCCCCGATCGATTCTCCGTTCTGGCGCTACTTCTACCCGCCCAACGGCTGGCGCTGCCGCTGTCGGGTCCGGTCGCTTACCCAGGAGCAGGCAACGGCCATGGTCAAAGACGGGCAGGGGGTATGGGTTGCCGAGGATGGCCTGGGCAGCAAGCAAATAGAGATCTCGCACAGCGGCGGCGAAATGGGCACCGTTGCGGTATATCGCGGGGCCGATGCCCTTGGCCGGTCGTTTGCCATCTCCCCGGATCTCGGCTGGAGCAGTAACCCAGGCATGGCCAAGTGGCAGCCGGATCTGACCAGGTACGATGCCGACGTGAGGGCGCTATGGCCGCGATAA
- a CDS encoding glycoside hydrolase family 19 protein yields MISVDQFKTLFPQNKQSQAWTDALNAILPKYGINTRPRIMAFLAQAGHESQAFTRLVENLNYSAEALTRTWPKRFPAEIAGQYAHQPERIANRAYADRMGNGPESSGDGWKHRGRGLGQLTGKDKYREFAKAAGKSYDEIFAYLETKEGAIESFCWYWVNNGCNALADAEKFIALTKRINGGTNGLEDRTALYEHAVKVFQA; encoded by the coding sequence ATGATATCTGTCGACCAATTCAAGACACTATTCCCGCAAAACAAACAATCTCAAGCCTGGACCGATGCTCTCAATGCCATTCTCCCCAAGTATGGCATTAATACTCGCCCACGCATTATGGCGTTTTTGGCCCAGGCAGGTCACGAAAGCCAAGCATTCACCCGGCTGGTTGAAAACCTCAACTATAGCGCCGAGGCGTTAACCCGTACCTGGCCAAAACGCTTTCCGGCAGAAATAGCTGGACAGTACGCGCATCAGCCCGAACGGATTGCAAATCGTGCTTATGCTGATCGCATGGGCAATGGCCCCGAATCATCCGGCGATGGTTGGAAGCATCGTGGTCGAGGCTTAGGGCAGTTGACCGGCAAGGATAAATACCGCGAATTCGCCAAGGCTGCGGGGAAATCCTACGATGAAATATTTGCCTATCTTGAAACTAAAGAAGGGGCAATCGAGTCGTTCTGCTGGTACTGGGTGAACAACGGCTGCAACGCTTTGGCTGATGCAGAGAAATTCATTGCTCTTACCAAGCGGATCAATGGCGGCACCAATGGTTTGGAAGATCGCACAGCACTGTATGAACATGCAGTAAAAGTTTTTCAGGCGTAA
- a CDS encoding terminase large subunit domain-containing protein, whose amino-acid sequence MALHLNPLRLALFAIVFFFALGAIKPDYLLAAEKQNAVPVHVPTPEDSRCATMPGLDPIIPLTLYQSRWVQDKSRFKIGMVSRQGGKSFSTSLEAVIDCFEHKTKWVFLSAGERQSKELMATAAMHARAIGLAVIELEGTFKEGDSEYKQLEIIFPNGSRIIGLPANPATARGHSAHILLDEFAFHKDSRAIWKALFPTVTRGYKIRIISTPMGKKNKFYELWTAKTVQMFDGLEHEFKGERGGWSKHKVDIYDAVAMGLKLVDENGEEIEPEDLRLALADDEAWHQEYLCEFLDETTAWLPYDLIEGVEDIQLDPMPLWAEELVNAAIDHHEQFKSYENPPEFTAGREILSSVLFPGDLYAGFDVARRRDLSIIWLDELIGDLARSRAVIDLKKQPFGVQRLVLFALLRLPQMRRCCIDETGIGMDLAEKAVEIFGENLVEAVTFTPKNKEALATGIRKSLEDRKDRIPADTQIRNSLHTVKKVATSTGNFRFDADREEATGHADHFWAKALAVHARSAPIEDTSILSGSPRESYKTAQGY is encoded by the coding sequence ATGGCCTTGCATCTTAACCCGCTGCGCTTGGCGCTGTTTGCGATCGTCTTTTTCTTTGCCCTGGGGGCTATTAAGCCGGATTACCTGCTTGCCGCCGAAAAGCAGAATGCCGTGCCGGTACATGTCCCGACCCCTGAAGATTCTAGATGCGCCACAATGCCCGGCCTTGACCCGATCATTCCTCTCACCCTGTACCAATCCCGCTGGGTCCAGGACAAGAGCCGATTCAAGATCGGCATGGTCAGCAGGCAAGGGGGCAAGTCGTTCAGTACCTCTCTTGAAGCAGTTATCGATTGTTTCGAGCATAAAACCAAGTGGGTATTCCTTTCCGCAGGCGAGCGGCAATCCAAGGAATTGATGGCCACTGCGGCCATGCATGCCCGAGCCATAGGCCTTGCAGTAATCGAGCTTGAAGGAACCTTCAAGGAAGGCGACTCCGAGTACAAGCAGCTTGAGATCATCTTTCCCAACGGCTCCCGTATCATAGGCCTGCCTGCGAACCCGGCAACTGCCCGTGGTCATTCCGCACACATCCTGCTCGACGAGTTTGCCTTCCATAAGGACAGCCGGGCCATCTGGAAAGCCCTCTTCCCCACAGTCACCCGCGGCTACAAGATCCGGATCATCTCCACCCCGATGGGGAAGAAAAACAAGTTTTATGAACTCTGGACAGCCAAGACCGTGCAGATGTTCGACGGTCTGGAGCATGAGTTCAAAGGCGAGCGCGGCGGCTGGTCCAAACACAAGGTTGATATATACGATGCCGTGGCCATGGGGCTCAAGCTGGTCGACGAGAACGGCGAAGAGATCGAGCCTGAAGACCTTCGGCTGGCTTTGGCGGATGATGAAGCCTGGCACCAGGAATACCTGTGCGAATTTCTCGACGAAACCACAGCCTGGCTCCCCTACGATCTTATTGAGGGAGTAGAGGATATCCAGCTTGACCCAATGCCACTATGGGCTGAGGAGCTTGTTAATGCGGCTATTGATCATCATGAGCAGTTCAAGTCCTATGAGAATCCTCCAGAATTCACGGCGGGCCGGGAGATCCTTTCTTCAGTCCTGTTCCCTGGCGATCTGTATGCCGGCTTTGACGTCGCCCGAAGAAGAGACCTATCCATCATATGGCTTGACGAACTTATCGGAGACCTGGCGCGATCCCGCGCTGTCATCGACCTCAAGAAGCAGCCGTTCGGAGTGCAGCGCCTGGTTCTCTTCGCGTTACTGCGGCTGCCACAGATGCGCCGATGCTGCATTGATGAAACAGGGATCGGCATGGACCTCGCCGAGAAGGCAGTTGAGATTTTCGGCGAGAATCTGGTCGAGGCGGTTACATTCACGCCCAAAAACAAGGAAGCGCTGGCAACCGGCATCCGTAAAAGTTTAGAAGACCGTAAAGATCGGATCCCGGCTGATACCCAGATTCGTAACAGCCTCCACACGGTGAAAAAGGTCGCAACGTCTACCGGCAATTTCCGGTTTGACGCCGATCGGGAAGAAGCAACTGGCCATGCTGACCATTTTTGGGCTAAAGCGCTGGCAGTTCATGCTCGATCAGCGCCGATAGAAGATACATCAATCCTCTCCGGATCTCCCCGAGAGAGTTACAAAACAGCACAGGGGTACTGA
- a CDS encoding DUF935 domain-containing protein, with amino-acid sequence MAGMWVSPSEYVEFSETPDESQLMTDIATRQAAWDWSGFMGLLPDPDPILRKLGDGSEILESLTADGHLISVIQQRKLGTLKKEYRFEAGLAPGETKASRRATQLSDGLNSDLENVDLYNLVSGLLDAPFYGNTPVEIKWRPAPDNNRLAIKDLEVKPTRWFSFNEYNEPRFVSIQNSWDGLELPFGKFVFCRHFPTYDNPFGLRLGSRCFWPVAFKKGGIKFWSILAEKYGIPFLIGKHRPGATLAEKQEMLSNLTNMVRDAVAVIAQGGAVEILETGKGGSDGNIHQGLVHEMNSEMSKVIMCQTLTAEVSDKGGSRAQGQVHEDILEDVRHGDQTLVKKTMEEIAWLYGLVNAPGVPTPKFVWYEEDDPKKETAERDKTLKETGVKFKKSYYVRQYGFQEDDFELEGASSNPAVDKGVKEFSEHGTSPFPDQAAIDAMTHMTTPEGMQGQMQPVLAPVIKGLLESGNPDEAMQRLIASFPDMKSTELERYLANLMFLSDMIGRLSADNEE; translated from the coding sequence ATGGCTGGAATGTGGGTATCGCCAAGTGAATACGTCGAGTTCTCCGAGACTCCCGATGAATCGCAGTTGATGACAGATATTGCTACCCGGCAGGCCGCGTGGGACTGGTCAGGGTTCATGGGGCTGCTTCCGGATCCGGATCCCATCCTCCGAAAACTTGGCGACGGTTCCGAGATCCTGGAAAGCCTCACTGCCGACGGCCATCTGATTTCCGTCATCCAGCAGCGTAAGCTCGGCACCCTTAAGAAAGAATACCGCTTTGAGGCTGGATTGGCTCCGGGAGAAACAAAGGCATCCCGCCGGGCTACCCAACTGAGTGACGGCTTAAACTCAGACTTAGAAAACGTCGATCTTTACAATCTTGTTTCCGGTCTATTGGACGCACCGTTTTATGGCAATACTCCGGTCGAAATCAAATGGCGGCCGGCTCCGGACAATAACCGGCTGGCAATCAAGGATCTGGAAGTAAAGCCCACCCGGTGGTTTTCTTTCAACGAGTATAACGAGCCTCGTTTTGTCTCCATTCAAAACTCGTGGGACGGCTTGGAGCTGCCATTCGGCAAGTTTGTATTCTGCCGCCATTTCCCTACTTATGACAATCCCTTCGGTCTGCGGCTCGGGTCTCGCTGCTTCTGGCCGGTAGCGTTCAAGAAGGGCGGCATTAAGTTCTGGTCAATTTTAGCAGAGAAATACGGGATCCCTTTCCTGATCGGCAAGCATCGGCCCGGTGCGACTCTGGCCGAAAAACAGGAAATGCTGTCAAATCTGACCAATATGGTCCGCGATGCCGTGGCTGTTATTGCCCAGGGTGGCGCTGTAGAGATCCTGGAGACCGGCAAGGGGGGGAGTGACGGCAATATTCACCAGGGGCTGGTGCACGAAATGAACTCCGAGATGTCGAAAGTTATCATGTGCCAGACCTTGACAGCAGAGGTTAGCGACAAGGGCGGCAGCCGTGCCCAGGGCCAGGTGCATGAAGACATCCTGGAGGATGTCCGTCACGGAGATCAAACCCTGGTCAAAAAGACCATGGAAGAGATTGCCTGGCTGTACGGCCTGGTTAATGCTCCTGGAGTTCCTACCCCGAAGTTTGTTTGGTACGAAGAAGATGACCCAAAGAAAGAGACTGCTGAACGGGATAAGACTCTGAAGGAAACCGGGGTCAAGTTTAAAAAGAGCTATTATGTCCGGCAATATGGCTTCCAGGAAGATGATTTCGAGCTGGAGGGAGCTTCTTCCAACCCGGCAGTAGATAAAGGGGTTAAGGAGTTTTCAGAGCATGGGACAAGCCCCTTTCCCGATCAGGCGGCAATTGATGCCATGACCCATATGACCACTCCGGAAGGGATGCAGGGTCAAATGCAGCCTGTGCTGGCGCCGGTGATTAAGGGGCTGCTGGAATCCGGTAACCCTGATGAAGCCATGCAACGGTTGATAGCCTCTTTCCCTGATATGAAAAGCACAGAGTTGGAGCGATATCTAGCCAACCTGATGTTCCTGTCCGACATGATCGGCCGGCTGTCTGCCGATAACGAGGAGTAG